In Haloplanus rubicundus, one DNA window encodes the following:
- a CDS encoding helix-turn-helix domain-containing protein, whose translation MPDSMSEQLQRDMECEGLLECFHGLKQLDKACFRALVEADEPLTVDEIADAVDRERSTAYRAVQRLLQTGFIGKEQVNYDQGGYYHVYSPTDPSKIADDMQRMLNDWYAKMGQLIREFEDKYEAAEAGQPAEG comes from the coding sequence ATGCCGGATTCGATGTCCGAACAACTCCAGCGGGACATGGAGTGTGAAGGACTCCTCGAGTGTTTCCACGGGCTCAAGCAGCTCGACAAGGCGTGTTTCCGGGCGCTCGTCGAGGCCGACGAACCGCTGACCGTCGACGAGATCGCGGACGCGGTGGACCGCGAGCGGTCGACGGCCTACCGTGCCGTCCAGCGGCTGCTCCAGACGGGCTTCATCGGGAAAGAGCAGGTCAACTACGACCAGGGCGGCTACTACCACGTCTACTCCCCGACCGATCCCTCGAAAATCGCCGACGACATGCAGCGCATGCTCAACGACTGGTACGCGAAGATGGGCCAGCTCATCCGCGAGTTCGAGGACAAGTACGAAGCCGCCGAGGCGGGCCAGCCCGCGGAGGGCTGA
- a CDS encoding type II/IV secretion system ATPase subunit, giving the protein MSEDAASGYDGTFDGLRRRLVRTYEMLRGSTLDVRPFRPGEDGPLAGFDVPPGHEELDRYWVNAPFAYVVITRDDEESENHYHAVEPDLNPVETTLRDRVLEDIRDPLLYRDDDGPADESVLATELESLLEEYGVDVDMHTFYKLLYYLVRGFRGFGRIDPLMHDPHIEDVSCDGYDLPIFVYHDEYTDIETNIIFEDPDELDNYVVQLAQQSGRHISVGDPVIGTTLPDGSRIELALGEEVTPRGSAFTIRQYADEPFTPIDLIDYGTFNVEQMAYLWLAIEHNKSLIFAGGTASGKTTSMNAVSMFVPPRSKVLSIEDTRELSLYHDNWLSSVTRERLHEGADIDMYDLLRSALRHRPEYIIVGEVRGDEAVTLFQAMNTGHTTFSTMHADSIETVINRLENEPINVPRAMIQSLDLLSVQRLTRLDGERVRRSAAISEIGGIDQRTGELDYSNAFTWDADTDTFDRQDSSLLDEIRDDRGWTRTQLLEELRNRRQFLTTLQDRGITDYRRFTALVNEYYADPERVLERIAADGATP; this is encoded by the coding sequence ATGTCCGAGGACGCGGCGTCGGGGTACGACGGGACGTTCGACGGCCTCCGTCGACGGCTCGTCCGGACCTACGAGATGCTCCGGGGATCGACCCTCGACGTCCGTCCGTTCCGGCCGGGCGAGGACGGGCCACTCGCGGGGTTCGACGTGCCGCCCGGCCACGAGGAACTCGACCGCTACTGGGTGAACGCCCCCTTCGCGTACGTCGTGATCACGCGCGACGACGAGGAGAGTGAGAACCACTATCACGCGGTCGAACCCGACCTGAACCCCGTCGAGACGACGCTTCGTGACCGCGTGCTGGAGGATATCCGCGACCCACTGCTCTACCGGGACGACGACGGCCCGGCCGACGAGTCGGTGCTCGCGACGGAACTGGAGTCGCTGCTGGAGGAGTACGGCGTCGACGTGGACATGCACACCTTCTACAAACTCCTCTACTACCTCGTTCGGGGCTTTCGCGGCTTCGGCCGCATCGACCCGTTGATGCACGACCCCCACATCGAGGACGTGTCGTGTGACGGCTACGACCTGCCCATCTTCGTCTACCACGACGAGTACACCGACATCGAGACGAACATCATCTTCGAGGATCCCGACGAACTCGACAACTACGTCGTCCAACTGGCCCAGCAGTCCGGCCGCCACATCAGCGTCGGCGACCCCGTCATCGGAACGACCCTTCCCGACGGCTCCCGGATCGAACTCGCCCTCGGCGAGGAGGTGACCCCACGCGGGTCGGCCTTCACCATCCGCCAGTACGCCGACGAGCCGTTCACGCCCATCGACCTCATCGACTACGGCACGTTCAACGTCGAGCAGATGGCCTACCTGTGGCTCGCCATCGAACACAACAAGTCGCTCATCTTCGCCGGCGGGACGGCCTCGGGGAAGACCACCTCGATGAACGCGGTGTCGATGTTCGTTCCCCCGCGCTCGAAGGTGCTCTCCATCGAGGACACCCGCGAACTCTCCTTGTACCACGACAACTGGCTCTCGAGCGTCACGCGCGAACGCCTCCACGAGGGCGCCGACATCGACATGTACGACCTCCTCCGGTCGGCGCTTCGTCACCGTCCCGAGTACATCATCGTCGGCGAGGTGCGGGGCGACGAGGCGGTGACGCTCTTTCAGGCGATGAACACAGGCCACACCACGTTCTCGACGATGCACGCCGACAGCATCGAGACGGTGATCAACCGACTGGAGAACGAGCCGATCAACGTCCCGCGGGCGATGATCCAGTCGCTCGACCTGCTCTCGGTCCAGCGGCTGACCCGCCTCGACGGCGAACGGGTGCGACGCTCGGCCGCCATCAGCGAAATCGGCGGTATCGACCAGCGAACTGGTGAACTCGACTACTCCAACGCCTTCACCTGGGACGCCGACACCGACACCTTCGACCGACAGGACAGCTCGCTGCTCGACGAGATTCGGGACGACCGCGGGTGGACGCGAA
- a CDS encoding DUF7504 family protein, whose amino-acid sequence MAYSAPGVVPVDGFAPGTSILLSGPPLTRKRELVIRLLGGDDDEGAIMVTTKMGAGKLLELFREWDGDRPSDRLDVVDCVTKERGLGQVRETETTSYLSSPRDMTGLSIALSGLFQRYHRNGAPMRFGMHSLSTFLMYHNLQRVYRMVHVLSGQVESADAFGVFVVDSPTARELDMLSQLVDGVVETRETETECELRLRGLGGRAAGWQAY is encoded by the coding sequence ATGGCATATTCGGCTCCCGGCGTCGTTCCGGTCGACGGATTCGCCCCGGGCACGTCGATTCTACTCTCCGGGCCGCCGCTCACGCGCAAGCGCGAACTCGTGATCCGCCTCCTCGGCGGTGACGACGACGAGGGCGCGATCATGGTGACGACGAAGATGGGCGCGGGCAAACTGCTGGAGCTGTTCCGGGAGTGGGACGGCGACCGGCCGTCAGACCGCCTCGACGTCGTCGACTGCGTCACGAAGGAGCGGGGGCTCGGACAGGTCCGCGAAACCGAGACGACGTCGTACCTCTCGTCGCCGCGGGACATGACCGGACTCAGCATCGCCCTCTCCGGGCTCTTCCAGCGGTACCACCGGAACGGGGCGCCGATGCGGTTCGGTATGCACTCGCTGTCGACGTTTCTGATGTACCACAACCTCCAGCGGGTCTACCGGATGGTGCACGTGCTGAGCGGACAGGTCGAGAGCGCCGACGCCTTCGGCGTGTTCGTCGTCGACTCGCCGACCGCTCGCGAACTCGACATGCTGAGTCAGTTGGTCGACGGCGTGGTCGAGACGCGGGAGACGGAGACGGAGTGTGAACTCCGGCTCCGCGGCCTCGGCGGGCGCGCGGCCGGGTGGCAGGCCTACTGA
- a CDS encoding flippase activity-associated protein Agl23 → MSAADPSDGSGPRSAPVDRVVLAVVAVTLLALLARFVGLGSRPFHWDEARVGYWSLRFLDTGAFEYRPVAGGPFLYVVERFVLGAVGATDATARAVVAVVGGCSPLLALLFRRRRSADASATPRYRLTDTETVAMAGLLAVSPTLLYYGRFLRGDLPLAVFGLVVVGCTVRVLDAEDAAAARPYRYLGAAALAVAVAASAFVVGYLLCWLAAAALTVDQRRLVDAGEGARDHLERAVERLRGTTRSALGAVGVFLVVHLFFYAPRVDGSIRPSPAAVEAAFLGAARAFYGVRVVGRRQGGEHQLLPYLSAHVETLLAASAVVVGLAAVGFLADRYGRGETRPVIAFHAYWAGASLLVFPVITEESAAWLTVHTVAPAVVPAAAAVGLLGRYASRSLSRDDAVGVAVAALLALAVAGQLGVAAAGTAYGPTTPENPLAHHAQPADDLDPFVADVSTAIEGNDGVDVLFYGPEFVPVYDDRPDRPPVSDAWGNRLPLPWYLERLGAETDGVREEAGLDALESQPPVVVADASRRAALAARLEGYESSTYRLSLWNREVVVFVR, encoded by the coding sequence ATGTCAGCGGCCGATCCGTCTGACGGTTCGGGGCCACGGTCCGCCCCCGTCGACCGCGTCGTCCTCGCCGTCGTCGCCGTCACCCTCCTCGCACTCCTCGCTCGCTTCGTCGGCCTCGGGTCCCGGCCCTTCCACTGGGACGAGGCGCGCGTCGGCTACTGGAGCCTCCGATTCCTCGACACCGGCGCCTTCGAGTACCGCCCCGTCGCGGGCGGCCCCTTCCTCTACGTGGTCGAGCGGTTCGTCCTCGGTGCCGTCGGCGCGACGGACGCGACGGCCCGCGCCGTCGTCGCCGTCGTCGGCGGGTGCTCGCCGCTTCTCGCTCTGCTCTTCCGGCGGCGGCGGTCGGCGGACGCGTCGGCGACCCCGCGCTACCGGCTGACCGACACCGAAACGGTCGCCATGGCGGGCTTGCTCGCCGTCAGCCCCACCCTCCTCTACTACGGCCGGTTCCTGCGGGGTGACCTCCCCCTCGCCGTCTTCGGCCTCGTCGTCGTCGGCTGCACGGTTCGCGTCCTCGACGCGGAGGACGCGGCCGCCGCCCGCCCCTACCGCTATCTCGGTGCCGCGGCGCTCGCCGTCGCCGTCGCGGCATCGGCTTTCGTCGTCGGCTACCTGCTCTGCTGGCTGGCCGCCGCGGCGCTCACCGTCGACCAGCGCCGCCTCGTCGACGCGGGGGAGGGCGCCCGCGACCACCTCGAACGGGCGGTCGAGCGCCTGCGTGGCACCACCCGTTCCGCGCTCGGCGCCGTCGGCGTCTTCCTCGTCGTCCACCTGTTCTTCTACGCGCCACGCGTCGACGGCTCGATCCGTCCGTCGCCGGCGGCGGTCGAGGCGGCGTTTCTCGGCGCGGCCCGCGCCTTCTACGGGGTGCGCGTCGTCGGCCGGCGACAGGGGGGCGAACACCAACTGCTCCCCTACCTGAGCGCGCACGTCGAGACGCTGCTCGCGGCGTCGGCGGTGGTCGTCGGGCTGGCGGCCGTGGGCTTTCTCGCGGATCGGTACGGCCGGGGGGAGACGCGACCGGTGATCGCCTTCCACGCCTACTGGGCCGGGGCGTCGCTGCTCGTCTTCCCGGTGATCACCGAGGAGAGCGCGGCGTGGCTGACCGTCCACACCGTCGCCCCGGCCGTCGTCCCCGCGGCCGCGGCGGTGGGGCTGCTCGGCCGCTACGCCTCGCGGTCGCTCTCCCGCGACGACGCCGTCGGCGTCGCCGTCGCGGCGCTGCTCGCCCTGGCCGTCGCGGGGCAACTCGGCGTCGCGGCCGCGGGGACGGCCTACGGGCCGACGACGCCCGAGAATCCCCTCGCTCACCACGCCCAGCCGGCGGACGATCTCGATCCCTTCGTCGCCGACGTGTCGACGGCCATCGAGGGCAACGACGGGGTCGACGTGCTCTTCTACGGTCCCGAGTTCGTGCCGGTGTACGACGACCGACCGGATCGCCCGCCGGTGAGCGACGCGTGGGGCAACCGGCTCCCGCTCCCGTGGTATCTGGAGCGGCTGGGCGCGGAGACGGACGGCGTCCGCGAGGAAGCCGGTCTCGACGCGCTGGAGTCCCAGCCGCCGGTGGTCGTCGCCGACGCGAGTCGGCGGGCGGCGCTCGCGGCGCGGCTGGAGGGCTACGAGTCGAGCACGTATCGCCTGTCGCTGTGGAACCGAGAGGTCGTCGTCTTCGTCCGCTAG
- a CDS encoding transcription initiation factor IIB produces MERPSRQRQRSQETEQEADESVDCPECGSDNIVTDADQGELVCDDCGLVIDERQIDRGPEWRAFNHSERQSKSRVGAPITETMHDRGLTTTIDWKDKDAYGRSLSSEKRSQMHRLRKWQERIRTKDAGERNLQFALSEIDRMASALGVPRSVREVASVIYRRALNEDLIRGRSIEGVATAALYAACRQEGIPRSLDEVAEVSRVPQKEIGRTYRYISQELGLELKPVDPKQFVPRFASALDLSEEVQAKATEIIDVSAEQGLLSGKSPTGFAAAAIYAASLLCNEKKTQREVADVAQVTEVTIRNRYQEQIEAMGFR; encoded by the coding sequence ATGGAACGTCCGAGCCGCCAACGCCAGCGGAGCCAGGAGACGGAACAGGAAGCGGACGAATCCGTTGACTGTCCCGAGTGCGGGTCAGACAACATCGTCACGGACGCGGATCAGGGAGAACTCGTCTGTGACGACTGCGGACTGGTAATCGACGAACGGCAGATCGACCGCGGGCCGGAGTGGCGGGCGTTCAATCACTCCGAGCGCCAGAGCAAGTCCCGCGTCGGCGCGCCCATCACCGAGACGATGCACGACCGCGGGCTGACGACGACCATCGACTGGAAGGACAAGGACGCCTACGGGCGGTCGCTCTCCTCCGAGAAGCGCTCGCAGATGCACCGGCTCCGAAAGTGGCAGGAACGGATTCGGACGAAGGACGCGGGCGAGCGCAACCTCCAGTTCGCGCTCTCGGAGATCGACCGGATGGCCTCCGCGCTCGGCGTGCCCCGGTCGGTGCGTGAGGTGGCCTCGGTGATCTACCGACGCGCGCTCAACGAGGACCTCATCCGCGGGCGCTCCATCGAGGGCGTCGCCACCGCCGCCCTCTACGCCGCCTGCCGACAGGAGGGCATCCCCCGCTCGCTCGACGAGGTGGCCGAAGTCTCCCGCGTCCCGCAGAAGGAGATCGGTCGTACCTACCGCTACATCTCACAGGAGCTCGGACTGGAACTCAAGCCGGTCGATCCCAAGCAGTTCGTCCCTCGGTTCGCCTCGGCGCTCGACCTGAGCGAGGAGGTCCAGGCCAAGGCGACGGAGATCATCGACGTCTCCGCGGAGCAGGGCCTGCTCTCTGGCAAGTCCCCCACGGGCTTCGCCGCCGCCGCCATCTACGCCGCGTCCCTGCTCTGTAACGAGAAGAAGACCCAGCGCGAGGTGGCCGATGTGGCCCAGGTGACCGAGGTTACCATTCGTAATCGGTATCAGGAACAGATCGAGGCGATGGGCTTCCGCTAG
- a CDS encoding phosphohexomutase domain-containing protein — protein MDLFGTAGIRGDVRTAVTPELAVAVGRAVARDATGEASKTPRNTEVVIGRDGRTTGGALAAAVEAGVRSGGASVRRLGVVPTPALAFASLGRHGVMLTASHNPPGDNGIKCFVDGVEFDREREGEIERRVDADAPPVEWDAWGGSRGVSVLDAYRAAVGDYARGFGAPLDGLPVAVDCGNGMGALATPAVLGELGASVETLEANVDGHFPGRESKPTPESLTALRRFVADGDAALGIGHDGDADRIVIVDGSGEVVHEDTVLAILAERYVRASDATNPVVVTTPNASARIDDRVREAGGRVERVRLGALHEGVARVRADGGTVVFAAEPWKHLHPDFGGWIDAVASAAVFARHVAREGLDGLRAPVAERPYRKVSVPCPDDAKAATMDRLRTTLPEAFPEASVDTDHGVRLERPDGSWLLVRPSGTEPYVRLYAESEAVDDLVATARAEIERAVETAE, from the coding sequence ATGGACCTCTTCGGGACCGCGGGCATCCGCGGGGACGTACGGACGGCGGTGACGCCGGAGCTCGCAGTGGCGGTCGGCCGGGCGGTCGCTCGCGACGCGACCGGCGAGGCGTCGAAGACGCCTCGGAACACGGAGGTGGTGATCGGTCGCGACGGCCGAACCACCGGCGGGGCGCTCGCCGCCGCCGTCGAGGCCGGCGTCCGCTCCGGCGGCGCGTCGGTCCGTCGCCTCGGCGTCGTCCCCACCCCCGCCCTCGCTTTCGCCTCGCTGGGGCGTCACGGCGTGATGCTCACCGCCTCGCACAACCCGCCCGGCGACAACGGCATCAAATGTTTCGTCGACGGCGTGGAGTTCGACCGGGAGCGGGAGGGGGAGATAGAGCGCCGCGTCGACGCCGACGCCCCGCCGGTCGAGTGGGACGCGTGGGGCGGGAGCCGGGGGGTGTCGGTTCTCGACGCCTACCGCGCGGCCGTCGGCGACTACGCCCGCGGGTTCGGCGCGCCCCTCGACGGCCTCCCCGTCGCCGTCGACTGCGGCAACGGGATGGGGGCGCTCGCGACGCCCGCGGTCCTCGGCGAACTCGGCGCGTCGGTCGAGACGCTGGAGGCGAACGTCGACGGCCACTTCCCCGGCCGCGAGAGCAAGCCGACGCCGGAGTCCCTGACCGCGCTCCGCCGGTTCGTCGCCGACGGCGACGCTGCCCTCGGGATCGGCCACGACGGCGACGCCGACCGCATCGTGATCGTCGACGGTTCGGGCGAGGTGGTCCACGAGGACACGGTCTTGGCCATCCTCGCGGAGCGATACGTCCGGGCGAGCGACGCCACCAACCCCGTGGTCGTGACGACTCCCAACGCCTCCGCGCGGATCGACGACCGGGTTCGCGAGGCCGGCGGCCGGGTCGAACGCGTCCGCCTCGGCGCCCTCCACGAGGGGGTGGCGCGGGTGCGAGCCGACGGTGGCACCGTCGTCTTCGCGGCCGAGCCGTGGAAACATCTCCACCCCGACTTCGGCGGGTGGATCGACGCCGTCGCCAGCGCAGCCGTCTTCGCCCGCCACGTCGCGAGGGAGGGGCTGGACGGCCTCCGGGCGCCGGTCGCGGAGCGTCCCTACCGGAAGGTGAGCGTCCCCTGTCCCGACGACGCGAAGGCGGCGACGATGGACCGACTGCGGACGACGCTCCCCGAGGCGTTCCCCGAAGCGAGCGTCGACACCGATCACGGCGTTCGCCTCGAACGACCCGACGGCTCGTGGCTACTCGTCCGTCCCAGCGGCACGGAGCCGTACGTCCGTCTGTACGCCGAGAGCGAGGCCGTCGACGACCTCGTGGCGACGGCGCGGGCGGAAATCGAGCGCGCAGTCGAGACGGCAGAGTGA